In Sphingomonas sp. JUb134, the sequence CCCCCTGTGCCAGCGCCATCAGATCGGCGTGGAGAGACGCGGGCACCCGCACGCCTTCCACCAGGCTGCGCCGCCGCGCGGCATAGCGCCGCGACCCCGGCAGGCGCGCACCCTGCGTTTCGATTGCTTCGAACATCGCTTCGGCGCGCGCGAGATGCTCGGCGACGCCCGCACCCAGGAAGCCCGCCGGGTCGATCGCGAGCACCAGCTCGCCGCCCAACGGCGATCCGCCCGCGCCGTCGTCGGCCGCCATCGATTCCTTGCTGGTCATGTCGCCGATCAGCGGCCCGGCGATCAGCTCGACCATCGCCGCGAGCGCCGATCCCTTGTGCCCGCCGAAGGTCCGCATCGCACCTGCGAGCACGGCCGCGGCGTCGGTGGTGGGATTGCCGTCGGCGTCATAGCCCCAGCTGTCGGGCACGGGCTTGCCCGCGCGACGGTGGAGCTCGATCTCGCCGCGCGCGACCGCACTGGTGGCAAAGTCGAACACGAACGGCTCGCGGCCCGGCCGTGGCCAGCCGAAGGCGATCGGGTTGGTGCCGAACACCGGCTCCGTCCCGCCCGCCGGCGCGACCCAGGCGTGGCTGGGGGTGAAGGCGAGCGCGACCAGCCCCTGTTCGGTCAGCGCCTCGACCTCCGGCCAGAGCGCGGCGAAGTGGACCACATTGTTCAGCGCCAGTGCGGCGATGCCGAACTTGCGCGCCTTTTCCACCAGCAGCGGCTTGCCGCGCTCGAAGGCGAGTTGGGCAAAGCCGCCGCCGCCATCGACCCGCACCAGCGCCTGCGCCGGCTCGCTGACCACCGGCACCGCGTCCTTCGACACGCGGCCGGTGGCGATGCTGCGGGTCGCGACCAGCAGTCGGTAGACGCCGTGCGATCCGCAGCCGTCTCGCTCGCCGGACACCAGCGTCTCGGCAACCGCCGCGGCATGGTCCGCGGAAAGACCCGCGCCGGACAGCACGCTGCGCGACAGCGTGCGGACCTCGTCCAGCGTCATCGGCACCGTGTCGGGTGCAGTCGCCTCGCTCACGCGGTCGCGCCGGGCTTCGCGGTGAACAGGCGGACGCCGAACACCGGGCCGGCGCTGCTGCGGTCATGCGGCACGAACTTCACCTTCACGCTCTGCTTGCCCTTGGTGAGTGCCTCGGGAAGCGGATATTCGACGTCGAAGAACTTGCCCGGCTGGTCGTTCTCCAGATGCTGGGTGGCGAGCTTCACATTGTCGACGAGGATGTCGAAGTCGCGCGCGCGCTCGCTGCCCCAATAGCTGGCCTGCAGGACGAGCGGGCCCGGCTTCACCTTCATCGAGAATTCGAAATAGCCGCCCGAGCGCGCATCGCGCCCGTTCCGACCGCGGTAGGAAACCGGATAGGAGATTTCGGAGGTGAGGTTGTGGTCGCGCTCCGGCTGCATCTCGCCCAGGTGCATGACGTCGACCGAGCGGGCAGCGATGTCCTTCACGCGCGCCTGTTCGGCGAGGAACGCGACCTGCTCGTTCTTCCAGCCGGCCTCGCTGAAGCGCTTGAAGTAGACGGCGCTGCGCCGCTCATACTGCGAGTAGAAGGGCACGAAGGTCAGGTCGGCCGGGCGCAGCAGCCCCTTGGTGGCGTAGGTCGCGCGGCCCTGCGCCGGGGTGAAGGCGGCAAGCGGCTGTTCGCCGACCATCGCAGGATCCGCGCCCTGCCATTCGCCCTCGCCCGCGCCGAGATCGGCTGCCAGCACCATCGGCCCGCGCACCACCGCGACCGTGTTTGGGTCGCCCGGCGCCGATTCCAGCCGCAGTTCCAGCGGGAAGGTGATCGCGACCACGTCGCCCGCCTTCCAACGGCGGTCGACCACGGCATAGCCGTTGCCGATCGCAGGGGTGACGGGCTGGTCGTTGACGGTGACCTGCACCGCGTTGCCCGCCCAGCCAGGCACGCGCAGCGCGATCGGAAAGCGTCCGCGCTTCTGCAGCGCGGCGAGCGTCAGGCGCGCACCGGGCTCGAATGGATAGCTGGTCTCTAGCGCGATCTGCGCGCCGCGCGTCTGCCACTGCGCCTCGGCCGGGATGTAGAGGTTGACGATCAGGCCGCCCTCACCCTCCCAGAAGATCGCCTCGCCATGCTTGGCGTGGCTTTCCATGCCGGAGCCGACGCAGCACCAGAAGGGGTCGTCGTTGGGTTCCGAATAGCCCCGCTTCGTGCCCGTCATCAGCGGCGTCATGTAGGTGAAGCCCCCGGTCTTGGGGTTCTGCGCCGACATGACGTGGTTGAGGTGCGCGCGTTCGTAATAGTCGAACAGCGCGCCGTCGGGCTGCCAATGGTAGAGCTGCTGCGTCAGCTTGAGCATGTTGTACGTGTTGCAATGCTCGCACGTCTGCTCGGTGATGTGGTTGGCGATGCTGTCGGGTTCCGAGAAATACTCGCGGTCCGCATTGCCGCCGATCACATAGCTGTGATGCTGCGTCACCGTCTTCCAGAAGAAGGTGGCGGCGTTGCGCTGCTCGGGTTTGCCGGTGAGGTCGTGGAGCCGCGCCAGGCCGATGAGCTTGGGCACCTGGGTGTTGGCGTGGAAGTTGGCGAGCTTGTCCTCGCCCGCGACCAGCGGGTCGAGCACGCGATGGTCGTAGATCCGCTCCGCGACCGCGAGCCAGCGCCTGTCGTTGGTGCGGGCGTAGAGCTCGGCATAGCTTTCGTTGAGGCCGCCGTATTCGCAGCCCAGCAGCTTCTCCATCTGCGCGTCGTCGAGGGCCGCGAACACCCGCTCGAAATAGCCGCCCAGGCCGGTGACGACCTGCAGCGCCTTGGGATTGCCCCAGGCGCCGTGGATGTCGAGCAGGCCGGCGAACAGCTTATGCACGGTGTAAAGCGGCGACCAGCTGCCGTTGAGATCGAAGCCGCCGGACCGGATCTCGCCCTTCATCACCTCGGGGAAGATCTCCTCCCCGTCGACGATCGTGCCGTCCTTCCGCTTGCGACCGAGCGCGCCGACATAGCCGGTGCCGCGCTTCGCCTGCGCCTCGGCGAGTTCGTCGACGATATAGTCGGCGCGGCGGCGGCATTCGGGATCGCCGGTCTGCTGCCACGTCAGCACCAGCGCGGTCATGTAGTGGCCGAGCGTGTGGCCCGCGATCGTGTCGTTCTCCCAGCCGCCATAGATCGGCGCCTTGGGCTCGAGCCCGGCATATTTGCGGAAATTGTGGAGGAAGCGATCGGGATCGAGCCGGTGCAGATAGCCGCGGTTGACCTCGACCGCGGTCGCATAGTCGGACGGCTTGAGCCGCACGGCCGCAAGCGGTAGCGGCTTGGGCTTGGCGGGCAGCAGCGACGCGCCGGGATTCGCCACCCGCGCCATAGCGCGCGCGCCTTGCGCTGCGAAGACCAACGTGGCTGCCCCTACCAGCAGTTCCCTACGGCTGCTCTCGATCACATGCCTCTCCCCTGAAATACGGTATACGATTACGGTGCGCTTCCCGCGCCGTCAACCGCTGCCATTCCTCATGGTAGTTCAAACATCGTATAATGTATTTGACCTACGGAGACTCGGCTGGTTTCATGCCGGTGAAGATACTGCCGTTGCTGCACCCTTGCCGCCGCAGACTAGGAGCCCCGCCGAATGCACGTCCTGCGCACCCTGCCCCTCGTCGCTCTGCTAGCAGCCGTGCCGCTGGTCCCGGTCCTGCAACCCGCCTGGTCGCAGGAGAAGCCGGTCAAGAAGGCGGCGAAGCCGATCCCGCGCACCGCGTATCAGACGGCGGTCTTCCGCATGGAGCTGCGCAGCGACACGGGGACGCTCGCGCGTCTCTCCCCCAACGCCGAGCCTGCTTTCGACTTCGTGCCGGGGGCGCGTGCGGCGGAGCGGGCCGAGGACGGCTATGTCCATCTGGGCGACCTCAACCTGCGGCTGCGCACGCCCGGCGGCGCCTGGCAGGACTTCGCCTCGTCCAAGAAGCGTGCGCCGCTCCACAAGCTCGCCGCGCGGCCGGGGACGCTCGCGGCCGCCGATATTACCGCCAGCATGGGCGCGGGCTTTCCGCTGAAGGTGGAGCGGCGCTGGGCGATCGAGGGCAAGGCGGTGGCGCTGCGCTTCACCCTCACCAACCCGGGCAGCACGCCGATCGAGATCGGCGGCCTCGGCATGCCGATGGTGTTCGACAACATCATCACCGACCGCGAACTGGAGACGGCGCACGCGCAGGCGAGCTTCGTCGACCCCTATATCGGCCGCGACGCCGGCTACCTGCAGGTGACGCGCCTGAACGGCAAGGGCCCGGCCCTGCTGGTGATCCCCGAGCGCGGCACCCCGCTGGAGGCCTATCGCCCGATCGCGGAGGCCCGCCACGCCAAGCCCGGCGACATCTTCACCGACCGCAGCCCGCGGGGCCAGACCTCGGAAGGCTTCTACGACTGGACGGTGGCCAGCAAGGGCTTTGCCGACAAGGAATGGAAGAACGCCGGCGAGCAGTGGAACACGCCGACCAGCATCACCCTGGCACCCGGCGAAACCCGCACCATCGGCGTGCGGCTGGTGCAGGCACCGTCCATCCGCGGCATCGAGAACACGCTGGTGCAGCAGGCGCGGCCCGTCGCCGTCGGCATCCCCGGCTATGTCGTGCCGACCGACATGGATGCATCGCTGTTCCTCAAGAGCAGCCAGCCGGTCATCAAGGTCGAGAGCGAGCCCGCCGGCGCGCTTACCGCGACTCCGGCGGCGCCGGTCAACGGCTGGGCTCGCTATGCGGTGCGCGCGAGCGGCTGGGGCCGGGCGCGCCTGACGATCACCTATGCCGACAACAGCGTCCAGACGGTGAGCTATTTCATCACCAAGCCGCTCGAACAGGCGGTGGCCGACCTCGGCCGCTTCTCGACGACCCGGCAATGGTATGACGACAAGGCCGACCCGTTCCGGCGCGGCCCCTCCGTCATGTCCTATGATCGCGAGGCGAACCGCATCGTGACGCAGGATGCCCGCGTCTGGATCGCCGGCCTGAGCGACGAGGGCGGTGCCGGCGCCTGGGTCGCCGCGATGATGAAGCAGCTCGACAATCCGGTGCCGGAGGAAGTCGCCAAGCTCGAGCGGATGGTGAACGAGACGGTGGTCGGCAAGCTGCAGGTGGCGAGCGGCCCGCAGGCGGGCGCCGTCAAGAAGAGCCTGTTCTACTATGAGCCCGGGCAGCACCCGGGCTATTACGAAGAGAGCCTGAACTGGAAGAACTGGACGGCGTGGACGAAGAAGCAGTCCGACGACCTCGGCCGCTCGTACAATTATCCACACGTCGCGGCCGGCCATTGGGTGCTCTACCGGCTCGCCCGCAACCACACTGGCCTGGTAAAGACCCATGACTGGCGCTGGTATCTGGAGCGTGCCTATCAGACCACGGTCGCGATGATGCGCGATGCGCCGCACTATGCGCAGTTCGGCCAGATGGAGGGCGACGTGTTCGTCGACATCCTCAAGGACCTGAAGCGCGAAGGGATGGCGCCCGAGGCGGCGGAGATGGAGCGGCTGATGAAGGGCCGCGCCGACCATTGGAAGACCCTGCCCTATCCGTTCGGCAGCGAGATGGCGTGGGACTCGACCGGCCAGCCCGAGGTCTATGCCTGGATGCGCTACTTCGGCCACCAGCCGCAGGCCGACGAAACGCGCGAGGTAATCCTGGCCTATGATCCGGCGGTCCCGCACTGGGGCTATAACGGCAATGCGCGCCGCTATTGGGACTTCCTCTATGGCGGCAAGGTCCCGCGGATCGAGCGGCAGATCCACCATTATGGCTCGACCCTCAACGCGGTGCCGCTGTTCGACGCCTTCCGCGCGAACCCCAAGGACACCCACCTGCTGCGCGTCGCCTATGGCGGGTTGATGGGCGGCATCACCAACATCGACCGGGAAGGCTTCTCCAGCGCCGCCTTCCATTCGTATCCCGACATGATGCAGTGGGACGCCTATACCGGCGACTATGGCATGGGCTTCTTCGGCCACGCCTATGCGACGGCGACCTATCTGGTGAACGACCCGACCTTCGGCTGGCTCGCCTATGGCGGCAACCTGAAGCAGCAGGGCGGCACGCTGCACGTCGAGCCCAAGGACAGCGCGCGTACGCGTCTGTTCGTGGCACCCGCCGGGCTGTGGCTGACGCTGGAAGCGGGCAAGATCGACGCGGCGGACTATGATCCGGCAAGCGGCCAGGTGACGCTGACGCTGTCGAGCAAGGAGCGCTTCACCCCTGCCGCGCGCCTGCTGGTGGAGACCACGGTGGCGGGGGCACGCTCCTATGCGATCGACGGCGCAACGGTGGAGCGCGGGGCCTATACGATCCCGCTGGCAGGCAGCGGTACGCGCGTGACCCTCACGCCCCGATAGGCGGAAGTGGGAGCGGCGGAGGACCGCCGCTCCCGTTCCTTCAGGATGCAGCCGGCGGGGTCGGCACCTTCTGGGTGCCGTAGAGGCGCGGGTCCGTCGGCCCGAGCTCCAGCGGCGGGCCCATGGCCGGTGGCTCGGCGATGAATTCGAACTCGCCCTTGCCGTCCATCGACGGGCCCGATGCCCAGCGGCCGGTGGCGCTTTCGCCACCGCGCGAGTGCTGGAGATATTTGTACGCGAATTCCTCGCGCTGCAGTTCCTGGGGGAAGGTGATCGGGTTCGGCGTCTCGTCCAGCCCTTCGGCCTCCAGTTCCGCGATCGCGGCCAGCCACTGGTTCTGGTGCATGGTGTCGCGCGCGATCAGGTAGCTCAGCATGTCCTTCACGCCGGGATCGTCCGTCATGTTGTAGAGACGCGCGGCCTGGAGGCGGCCCTGGCTCTCGGCCGTCACGTTGAAGCGGAAGTCGGCCAGCAGGTTGCCGCTCGCGACGATATAATCGGCGGTCCAGCGGTTGCCCTGCGAGTCCACCGGCATGGCGCCGCCGCCGCTGACGATCGCGTGCTGCGGGCTCATCGCGGCGAACACCACGTCGTCCACGCGTGCGCCGCCCATCACCGCGCCCACGATCGAATCCTTGGCGGCATGTTCCTGCGCTTCCACCGGAGACTGTTCGAGCAGCCGGGCAACCATCGTCGCCAGCATCTCGACGTGACCGATCTCCTCCGTGCCGATGTCGAAGGTCATGTCGCGATACTTGATCGGGCCGCGGCTGTTCCAGGCCTGGAACATATAGCCCAGCATCACGCTGATCTCGCCCCATTGACCGCCGATCAGCTCCTGGAGCTTCTTGGCATACAGGGGATCAGGGCGCTCGGGCGTGCAGTTGTAGGCCGCCTCCTTGATGTGGATGAACATGCGAAACTCCTCCGATTGCGGTGACGCCTGAGGAAACCTGCCGGCCTCTGGCATCCCGCAAGCGCTTCGGGGGAATTGAAGGTTCGTATCGTTGCGACGGAAGGTGCCGCGCAGCGGACGTTACGCGCATGGATTCTACTAGGTTAACTTTCACCCTCGGGCGTTGGGCGCGCGAAGATCTGCACGAGATTCGTGTAGCGCATCGCGGTGCGGCCATGCTGATTGCGGACGGTGACGCCGATGCGCACCACGCCCCGGTCGGGCTTGGTTCGCGACCTGTTGACCTCCAGGACCTCGCGGCGTGCGCGCAGGACGTCGCCTGGCCGCACCGCCTCCTCCCAGCGAAGCTCGTCCAGCTGGAGCCCCAGCAGCGGCATGTCGCCGAACGGGCTGGTCTCCACCGTATCGCGCATCACCAGCGCGGCTACATGCCAGCCGCTCGCGATGATGCCGCCGAAACGCCCCTGCGCCGCCGCCACCGGATCGACGTGCATCGGCTGCGGATCATAGACGCTGGCAAAGGCGATCACCGCATCCTCGGTGATCGGGATCGGTCTCCCTTCCCAGCTTTCGCCGACGGACAGGTCTTCGAGGTAACGAGCAGACATGGAAGCCCTTTCAGCGGGTGCGGACCGGCGCGCCGATATCCGGGTAGCGCTCCAGGATCGCGCTCGCCACGCCGTTGGTCCAGCCGAAGCCGTCCTGCGTCGGATATTCGCCGCCGCCGCCAGGCTTGCGCTCCTCGACATCGTATTTCTCGAGCATCTTGCCGGTCTCGGCATAAGCGGTGGCGACCGTATCGATCCAGCGACGGGCGATCTCGCGCGCGAGTTCCGGCTGGCCGGAGCGTTCCAGGCCAGCGATCGCGATCCACTGGAGCGGCGCCCAGCCGTTTGGTGAATCCCACTGCTGGCCGGTCCGCAGCGGCGTGGTCCGCAGGCCGCCGGTCGCCAGCAACGTCCGGCGCACCGTCGTGGCGACGGCGGCAGCCTGGCTGGGAGACGCGGCACCCGCGAACAGCGGATACAGCATCGCGGCGGACGGGCGCGGCGTGGCGGCGCGCGCGACGCGGTCCCAATCCGCATAGCGCCCCTCCTTCGCCACCCAGAAATAGCGGTCGAGCGCAGCGCGGCGGCGGGTCGCAAGGTCGCGGAACTGAACCGCGCAGCCCTGGTCGCCCGCGGCCGCACACCGGCGTGCGATCGATTGCTCCAGGATCAGCATCAGGCTGTTGAGGTCGACGGGCACGATGTCGGTGGTGCGGATCGAGGCCAGGCGCCGCGGATCGGCGAGCCACCGGCTGCTATAGTCCCAGCCGCTCTCCGCCCCTGCGCGCAGGTGCCGGTAGAGGGTTTCCGCCGGGCGCGACGGGTCTTCCTTAGCGGTGGCGACATCCTCGGCATAGGATTCGTCGCGCGGAAGCGGGCGATCGTCCCAATAGCGGTTGAGCAACGTCCCGTCCGGCATGCGCACCACGCGCGCACAGGCCCCGGACGCATCCAGGCACGCGGCGCCCTGCATCCAATAGCCATGCTCGCGCTTCAACGCCGCCAGCCGACGCGCAGCGAGTGCGGGATCGGCATCCTTCGATAGATCGAGCATCAACGCGAAGAATGGGGGCTGCGAGCGGCCGAGATAGTAGGTTCGCATGCCGTTGGGGATGTGGCCGTAGCGTTCGATCGTGTCGGTGAAGTCCGCGAGCATCGATTCCACCAGCGGCTGCTGCCCGTCGACGGTCAGCCCCAGCATCGTGAAATAGCTGTCCCAGTAATAAATTTCGCGGAAGCGCCCGCCTGGCACCACGTACGGCGCCTGCATCGGCAGTGCCGAGCTGCCCGCCGGCACCGGCTCGGGCTGGCGCACCAGCGTCGGCCAGAGCGTGCGGATGTGGCGGCGCAGGTCCGCGGCCTCACGATCGTTGACCCCCGGCACGACGAAGTTCTGGAGCACGAAGGCGCGCAACGCCTCCGGCGTGGTGGGCGCAGCGCGGCGATACTCCGCCAGGATGGCGTCCGGCGCGCGCTTCGGCACCGCATCGACGAAGGTCTTGCCGTCCGGGAAGATGCGCCCGGTCTGCACCGCGCTGAAGAGCGGGCCGTAGATGTCGGCAGGCGATTGCTGCTGCGCGCGAAGCGGACTCGCGACCAGTACCGAGAGCCCAAGCAAGCTGCCGATCAGCGAACGCGAAAGCTTCATGTCTTGTCCTCTCGTCAGCACGGGCGCGCCGTTCGTGCCCAGATGCCGGTCCAATAAGGCTGCGGCAAGCGACGGGCCTCATCAAGGTCCGAGCGAGCGAGCCCCCTTTTGCCCCCACACAGCCCTCCCGCGACAGCTATTCCTGCCGAAAACCCCATCCGCAAGATCAGCACTCCAGAAGCCGTCCTCGTACGTCGATCCTCTGTGGCAAGAAAGCAGCAGTGAAACGGCCTTGTACCGTACACCTATCGCAGCAACTGAAATGAAGTACTATACCAGCTCTTGGGATGAAGATTCCACATCAAGAACCGGCCAAGTTAGAGCCGGGTCGTACAAGTGTAGGGGATGAGACATGCTTGCCATATCCATTCGTCGACTGATGATCGGTACCGCTACCGGAGCGCTGATGACGGCACTCCCTGCACTCGCGCAAACGACCACGGACGGGGCGCAGACGACCGACAGCGCCCAGCGCGCCGCGCCTGAGGAGGGGCTGGTCGATACGAGCCAGCCGAATGGCGAGGAGATCATCGTCGTCGGCACGGCCGGCGGCGGCACGCGCCGGCAGGACGCGGCGTTCGCGGTAACAGCGCTTTCCAACGACGCCATCGAACGCGCGGCGCCGAACAGCACGGCCGACATCCTGCGCGCGGTGCCCGGGGTGATGGCGGAAAGCTCCGGGGGCCAGAACGGCGCCAACATCTTCGTCCGCGGCTATCCGTCGGGCGGCGATGCGCAGTTCGTCTCCTTCCAATATGCCGGCGCGCCGGTGTTCGCGCCGCCCACCCTGTCGTTCCTGGAGAATTCGCAGCTGATCCGGCTGGACGAGACGGTGCAGCGGATCGAGGCGGTGCGTGGCGGCACGGGATCGCTGTTCTCGCTCGGCCAGCCCGGACTTACCGTCAACGTCGTTCCGCGGATCGGCGGCAGCGAGTTCCACGGCTTGGCCAAGCTCTCCTATACCGATTACGACGAGATCCGCGGCGATGCCTGGGTCTCCGGTCCGCTCGACGAGGATACCGGCTTCATGGTCGGCGGCTTCTACGCCCAGGGCAATGGCATCCGCGACCCCCGCTTCCGCGCCGAAAAGGGCGGGCAGATCACGGCCAATGTCCATCATGATTTCGGCGGCCGCGGATCCGTGGAGGTCTATGCGCGCTACTTGAACGATCGCGGCGCCTGGTTGCTGCCCATCCCGGTGATCTCCGACAGCGACGGCGACATTCGCGCCTATCCTGGCTTCGATCCCGGCACCGGCACGCTGCTGGGGCCGGACACGCGGATCACGACCAACGTGGTCGGCCGCACCCTCGACCTGCGCGAGGGCCGCGGCGCCAAGATCGTCAACACCGGCATCAACTTCGAATACGAGGTCGCCGAGGGGCTGCGGCTGCGCGAGCGCACCAGCTTCCTTGGCGGCAATGCGGATACGCTCGGGCTCGTGCCGGTCGAGGCCCCGGTCGCAGCGTCCGCCATGGCAGTGACGCTGGGCGGCGCCGGCTCCACCGTCGGCGCGCTCACCTATGCGAGCGGCGGCGGCGCGGTCGAGGGCGGTGCCGACGCTCGGGTGATGCGCGCCGGCATCTGGGAAGTGCGCAAGAAGATCTCGTCCTTCGTGTCGGACACGGCGGCCGAATGGAGCACGGGCAAGAACAAGCTGACCGCCGGCTTCTTCTACACCAACTATACGTCGCGCGATTCCTGGGTGCTGGGCAACCAGGTGCTGCTTGCGGCAGAGCCGAATGCGCGCCGCCTGAACCTGACGCTGAACGGGGGCCGCGCGGCGACGCTCGACGGCTTTACGAGCGGCCCCGCATTCCAGGTTCGCGCGAACTACGAGGGCGAGGACTATGCCCTCTACGCCGTCGACGAACTGCAACTGACTCCGCAGCTGCGCATCGACGGCGGCATCCGCTGGCAGCGCCATGCCGTCGATGCGACGCTGCGTACGCCGATCGCGGGCGGCAACGTCAATCTCGATGGGGATCCGCTGACGCTGTACGACAATTCCGTCACCGTGCTCGGCGGCCCCCGCACGATCCGCTATCGCAACGACGCCTGGTCCTGGACGGCGGGCGCCAACTACGACTTCACCGACGAGATCGGCGTCTTCGCCCGCTACAGCCGCGGCAACAGCTTCCCGCAGTTCGACAATCTGCGCGAGGCCACGGCCGAGAACATCGCCAACGATACCGGACTGGCGGCCACCGCGGAGGTCGATACCTATGAGGGGGGCGTGAAGATCTCGACCGGGATCGCCAACCTCTATGCCACCGTGTTCCACAACAAGTTCGATGGCCTGGCGACCACTTCGCTGATCGACAATGTGCCGGTCAGTTCGAACGGCGGCGCCAAGGCGACCGGCGTCGAAGTGGAGGGTGCCGTGCGCCCGACGTC encodes:
- a CDS encoding Ldh family oxidoreductase encodes the protein MTLDEVRTLSRSVLSGAGLSADHAAAVAETLVSGERDGCGSHGVYRLLVATRSIATGRVSKDAVPVVSEPAQALVRVDGGGGFAQLAFERGKPLLVEKARKFGIAALALNNVVHFAALWPEVEALTEQGLVALAFTPSHAWVAPAGGTEPVFGTNPIAFGWPRPGREPFVFDFATSAVARGEIELHRRAGKPVPDSWGYDADGNPTTDAAAVLAGAMRTFGGHKGSALAAMVELIAGPLIGDMTSKESMAADDGAGGSPLGGELVLAIDPAGFLGAGVAEHLARAEAMFEAIETQGARLPGSRRYAARRRSLVEGVRVPASLHADLMALAQGGKA
- a CDS encoding DUF5695 domain-containing protein — protein: MHVLRTLPLVALLAAVPLVPVLQPAWSQEKPVKKAAKPIPRTAYQTAVFRMELRSDTGTLARLSPNAEPAFDFVPGARAAERAEDGYVHLGDLNLRLRTPGGAWQDFASSKKRAPLHKLAARPGTLAAADITASMGAGFPLKVERRWAIEGKAVALRFTLTNPGSTPIEIGGLGMPMVFDNIITDRELETAHAQASFVDPYIGRDAGYLQVTRLNGKGPALLVIPERGTPLEAYRPIAEARHAKPGDIFTDRSPRGQTSEGFYDWTVASKGFADKEWKNAGEQWNTPTSITLAPGETRTIGVRLVQAPSIRGIENTLVQQARPVAVGIPGYVVPTDMDASLFLKSSQPVIKVESEPAGALTATPAAPVNGWARYAVRASGWGRARLTITYADNSVQTVSYFITKPLEQAVADLGRFSTTRQWYDDKADPFRRGPSVMSYDREANRIVTQDARVWIAGLSDEGGAGAWVAAMMKQLDNPVPEEVAKLERMVNETVVGKLQVASGPQAGAVKKSLFYYEPGQHPGYYEESLNWKNWTAWTKKQSDDLGRSYNYPHVAAGHWVLYRLARNHTGLVKTHDWRWYLERAYQTTVAMMRDAPHYAQFGQMEGDVFVDILKDLKREGMAPEAAEMERLMKGRADHWKTLPYPFGSEMAWDSTGQPEVYAWMRYFGHQPQADETREVILAYDPAVPHWGYNGNARRYWDFLYGGKVPRIERQIHHYGSTLNAVPLFDAFRANPKDTHLLRVAYGGLMGGITNIDREGFSSAAFHSYPDMMQWDAYTGDYGMGFFGHAYATATYLVNDPTFGWLAYGGNLKQQGGTLHVEPKDSARTRLFVAPAGLWLTLEAGKIDAADYDPASGQVTLTLSSKERFTPAARLLVETTVAGARSYAIDGATVERGAYTIPLAGSGTRVTLTPR
- a CDS encoding beta-L-arabinofuranosidase domain-containing protein, producing MARVANPGASLLPAKPKPLPLAAVRLKPSDYATAVEVNRGYLHRLDPDRFLHNFRKYAGLEPKAPIYGGWENDTIAGHTLGHYMTALVLTWQQTGDPECRRRADYIVDELAEAQAKRGTGYVGALGRKRKDGTIVDGEEIFPEVMKGEIRSGGFDLNGSWSPLYTVHKLFAGLLDIHGAWGNPKALQVVTGLGGYFERVFAALDDAQMEKLLGCEYGGLNESYAELYARTNDRRWLAVAERIYDHRVLDPLVAGEDKLANFHANTQVPKLIGLARLHDLTGKPEQRNAATFFWKTVTQHHSYVIGGNADREYFSEPDSIANHITEQTCEHCNTYNMLKLTQQLYHWQPDGALFDYYERAHLNHVMSAQNPKTGGFTYMTPLMTGTKRGYSEPNDDPFWCCVGSGMESHAKHGEAIFWEGEGGLIVNLYIPAEAQWQTRGAQIALETSYPFEPGARLTLAALQKRGRFPIALRVPGWAGNAVQVTVNDQPVTPAIGNGYAVVDRRWKAGDVVAITFPLELRLESAPGDPNTVAVVRGPMVLAADLGAGEGEWQGADPAMVGEQPLAAFTPAQGRATYATKGLLRPADLTFVPFYSQYERRSAVYFKRFSEAGWKNEQVAFLAEQARVKDIAARSVDVMHLGEMQPERDHNLTSEISYPVSYRGRNGRDARSGGYFEFSMKVKPGPLVLQASYWGSERARDFDILVDNVKLATQHLENDQPGKFFDVEYPLPEALTKGKQSVKVKFVPHDRSSAGPVFGVRLFTAKPGATA
- the treF gene encoding alpha,alpha-trehalase TreF, with translation MKLSRSLIGSLLGLSVLVASPLRAQQQSPADIYGPLFSAVQTGRIFPDGKTFVDAVPKRAPDAILAEYRRAAPTTPEALRAFVLQNFVVPGVNDREAADLRRHIRTLWPTLVRQPEPVPAGSSALPMQAPYVVPGGRFREIYYWDSYFTMLGLTVDGQQPLVESMLADFTDTIERYGHIPNGMRTYYLGRSQPPFFALMLDLSKDADPALAARRLAALKREHGYWMQGAACLDASGACARVVRMPDGTLLNRYWDDRPLPRDESYAEDVATAKEDPSRPAETLYRHLRAGAESGWDYSSRWLADPRRLASIRTTDIVPVDLNSLMLILEQSIARRCAAAGDQGCAVQFRDLATRRRAALDRYFWVAKEGRYADWDRVARAATPRPSAAMLYPLFAGAASPSQAAAVATTVRRTLLATGGLRTTPLRTGQQWDSPNGWAPLQWIAIAGLERSGQPELAREIARRWIDTVATAYAETGKMLEKYDVEERKPGGGGEYPTQDGFGWTNGVASAILERYPDIGAPVRTR
- a CDS encoding manganese catalase family protein, giving the protein MFIHIKEAAYNCTPERPDPLYAKKLQELIGGQWGEISVMLGYMFQAWNSRGPIKYRDMTFDIGTEEIGHVEMLATMVARLLEQSPVEAQEHAAKDSIVGAVMGGARVDDVVFAAMSPQHAIVSGGGAMPVDSQGNRWTADYIVASGNLLADFRFNVTAESQGRLQAARLYNMTDDPGVKDMLSYLIARDTMHQNQWLAAIAELEAEGLDETPNPITFPQELQREEFAYKYLQHSRGGESATGRWASGPSMDGKGEFEFIAEPPAMGPPLELGPTDPRLYGTQKVPTPPAAS
- a CDS encoding TonB-dependent receptor; this encodes MIGTATGALMTALPALAQTTTDGAQTTDSAQRAAPEEGLVDTSQPNGEEIIVVGTAGGGTRRQDAAFAVTALSNDAIERAAPNSTADILRAVPGVMAESSGGQNGANIFVRGYPSGGDAQFVSFQYAGAPVFAPPTLSFLENSQLIRLDETVQRIEAVRGGTGSLFSLGQPGLTVNVVPRIGGSEFHGLAKLSYTDYDEIRGDAWVSGPLDEDTGFMVGGFYAQGNGIRDPRFRAEKGGQITANVHHDFGGRGSVEVYARYLNDRGAWLLPIPVISDSDGDIRAYPGFDPGTGTLLGPDTRITTNVVGRTLDLREGRGAKIVNTGINFEYEVAEGLRLRERTSFLGGNADTLGLVPVEAPVAASAMAVTLGGAGSTVGALTYASGGGAVEGGADARVMRAGIWEVRKKISSFVSDTAAEWSTGKNKLTAGFFYTNYTSRDSWVLGNQVLLAAEPNARRLNLTLNGGRAATLDGFTSGPAFQVRANYEGEDYALYAVDELQLTPQLRIDGGIRWQRHAVDATLRTPIAGGNVNLDGDPLTLYDNSVTVLGGPRTIRYRNDAWSWTAGANYDFTDEIGVFARYSRGNSFPQFDNLREATAENIANDTGLAATAEVDTYEGGVKISTGIANLYATVFHNKFDGLATTSLIDNVPVSSNGGAKATGVEVEGAVRPTSWFSITAAGTYLDATYRDFFTGNGTIDNTGNQVQRQPKWMWRVTPAVDVDVGNLRPSIFATLQYTGDRFSDPENLQVLPHFYQLDAGVSLEVSQRIRLQVTGNNLTDEIGLTEGNPRIIGGQGTGPILARPILGRSFRFSAAFEF
- a CDS encoding MaoC family dehydratase; protein product: MSARYLEDLSVGESWEGRPIPITEDAVIAFASVYDPQPMHVDPVAAAQGRFGGIIASGWHVAALVMRDTVETSPFGDMPLLGLQLDELRWEEAVRPGDVLRARREVLEVNRSRTKPDRGVVRIGVTVRNQHGRTAMRYTNLVQIFARPTPEGES